From a region of the Emcibacteraceae bacterium genome:
- a CDS encoding sigma-70 family RNA polymerase sigma factor: MSDSQFRNLDKGSKMDEPSAYSDYSHEQLVILVARNKDRHAFHQLFDYFAPRIKSYLLNFNISDQKAEDLTQDVMITLWQKADKFDPEKAKISTWLFRVARNKYIDKVRQQKYPEVNADDHIASMIAPEKTDQNIKETQDRGRIEMAMSVLNDEQRKVIELSYFKELSHSQIAAATNLPLGTVKSRIRMAFQTLREELGDYR, from the coding sequence ATGTCTGATAGTCAATTCAGAAATCTTGATAAAGGCAGCAAAATGGATGAACCATCGGCTTATTCCGACTATAGCCATGAGCAACTTGTAATACTTGTCGCGCGTAACAAAGACAGGCACGCCTTTCATCAGCTATTTGACTATTTTGCCCCACGCATCAAAAGTTATCTGCTTAATTTTAACATCTCCGACCAAAAGGCCGAGGACCTGACCCAAGACGTCATGATTACCCTTTGGCAGAAGGCCGATAAATTTGACCCGGAAAAGGCAAAAATATCGACTTGGCTTTTTCGCGTGGCCAGAAACAAATATATCGACAAGGTCCGTCAGCAAAAATATCCGGAGGTTAATGCGGATGATCATATTGCATCGATGATTGCGCCGGAAAAAACTGATCAGAATATTAAAGAGACACAGGACAGGGGCCGCATAGAAATGGCAATGTCTGTGCTTAATGATGAACAGAGAAAAGTCATTGAGCTTTCATATTTTAAGGAATTATCACATTCACAGATAGCCGCGGCAACCAACCTGCCGCTCGGTACCGTGAAATCAAGGATCAGAATGGCGTTTCAGACGTTAAGAGAAGAATTAGGAGACTATCGATGA
- a CDS encoding ChrR family anti-sigma-E factor, translating to MKTHGIIPDEWIVSYASGALSEAHALVVATHCHFHPDLQQKLIDAENIGAMLMESRPPAKVSSHMFDDIISKIDDLPTKAMQPSNDNGLPFPLADYLNHKSLDQLNWRMMGPGLSQVRLWTGPNDERLWLLKAKGGAKIPSHDHRGLELTLVLQGSYHVGNEQYGPGLLEIADDEKKNHTPLIDPGEDCICLVVTEAPIKIHSFLGRLAQPFIGL from the coding sequence ATGAAAACCCACGGCATTATTCCTGATGAATGGATTGTGTCCTATGCATCAGGCGCATTAAGTGAAGCCCATGCGCTGGTGGTTGCAACGCACTGTCATTTTCATCCAGACCTTCAGCAAAAACTGATAGATGCGGAAAATATTGGGGCCATGCTAATGGAAAGCCGCCCGCCGGCGAAAGTTTCAAGCCATATGTTTGATGATATAATCAGTAAAATTGATGATCTGCCAACGAAAGCGATGCAGCCGTCAAATGATAATGGGTTGCCATTTCCGCTGGCGGATTATTTAAACCATAAATCACTGGATCAGTTAAACTGGCGGATGATGGGTCCCGGCCTGTCACAGGTTCGCTTATGGACAGGCCCCAATGATGAGCGTCTCTGGCTCCTTAAGGCAAAGGGTGGGGCAAAAATCCCGTCCCATGATCATAGGGGGCTTGAACTTACCCTTGTTCTGCAGGGAAGCTATCATGTTGGTAATGAGCAATATGGTCCGGGTCTCTTGGAAATTGCTGATGATGAGAAAAAAAATCATACGCCGCTTATTGATCCGGGCGAGGATTGCATCTGTCTGGTTGTGACGGAAGCCCCGATTAAAATCCACAGCTTCCTTGGGCGTCTGGCGCAGCCCTTTATTGGACTATAA
- a CDS encoding SDR family NAD(P)-dependent oxidoreductase, with protein MKRKWKSAWVVGGSTGLGAALVRKLASNEVLTYVSARNTEALEALKEENPSIIPYPLDVTDPDACAHVLSTVLEANNGLPDLIILNAAIYSPMGVENFNASEISNMMTVNFLGIVNMLSALLPHKRSEKQVTIATITSPSGWRGLPGGIGYGSSKAAVINLIESMKVELDSSGFDLRLVNPGFIKTRLTDKNNFKMPQLMSADDAAVRTLDGLSGTKFDICFPNPFLFYLKLLRILPYSLFFWMMNRITNNKKAR; from the coding sequence ATGAAAAGAAAATGGAAAAGTGCCTGGGTCGTCGGCGGCAGCACAGGTCTTGGTGCTGCACTGGTCAGGAAATTAGCCTCAAATGAAGTTTTAACATATGTTTCCGCCCGAAACACTGAAGCTTTAGAGGCATTAAAAGAAGAAAACCCGTCCATAATCCCTTATCCGCTTGATGTAACAGACCCGGATGCCTGCGCTCATGTTTTGTCCACTGTACTTGAAGCCAATAATGGACTGCCTGATCTTATTATCTTAAATGCGGCTATCTATTCCCCTATGGGGGTGGAAAATTTTAATGCCTCGGAAATTTCAAATATGATGACTGTGAATTTTTTGGGCATTGTGAATATGTTGTCGGCTCTGCTGCCACATAAAAGGTCAGAAAAACAGGTGACGATTGCTACCATTACATCACCAAGCGGCTGGCGGGGGCTTCCGGGCGGGATTGGCTATGGGTCATCCAAGGCGGCGGTTATTAACCTGATTGAAAGCATGAAAGTCGAACTGGATAGCTCCGGGTTTGATCTCCGGCTGGTAAATCCCGGCTTTATTAAAACCCGTCTGACCGATAAGAATAATTTTAAAATGCCACAGCTTATGAGCGCGGATGACGCCGCAGTCCGGACGCTTGATGGTTTATCGGGGACCAAATTTGATATATGTTTTCCCAATCCTTTTCTTTTTTATTTAAAGCTTCTTCGCATTCTGCCCTATTCATTGTTTTTCTGGATGATGAATAGAATAACCAATAACAAAAAGGCCCGGTAA
- a CDS encoding DUF3833 domain-containing protein, which yields MNLFNLFIKLVKGRSCMDLSDYSSNLPEFILEDYFNGKTVAYGVFENCTGKVISQFKVNITGSVDKGVLTLDEDFIYNNGKIDKRHWTIKILPDGYYEGTTNGVIGTANGRRSGNAFNWTYIFDLPVGNTSYKLKFDDWMFLQEDGVMINRAYVTKWGLNFGSVTLSFYKEK from the coding sequence ATGAATTTATTTAATCTTTTTATAAAACTAGTAAAAGGACGAAGTTGTATGGACTTAAGTGATTATAGTAGTAATTTGCCGGAATTTATTCTGGAGGATTATTTTAACGGTAAAACTGTCGCCTATGGTGTTTTTGAAAATTGTACAGGTAAAGTTATAAGCCAGTTTAAAGTCAATATTACCGGATCTGTTGATAAGGGTGTTCTAACACTCGATGAAGATTTCATCTATAATAATGGTAAGATTGACAAGCGGCACTGGACGATCAAAATTCTTCCCGATGGTTATTATGAAGGAACCACCAATGGCGTGATTGGTACTGCAAATGGAAGAAGATCAGGAAACGCATTTAATTGGACCTATATTTTTGATTTGCCGGTGGGTAATACAAGCTACAAACTGAAATTTGATGACTGGATGTTCCTGCAGGAAGATGGCGTCATGATTAACAGGGCATATGTAACTAAATGGGGCTTGAACTTCGGCAGTGTCACGCTTTCATTTTATAAGGAAAAATAG
- a CDS encoding cyclopropane-fatty-acyl-phospholipid synthase family protein, translated as MKNTDVLKNKRDEHLHFQTPNAPAGYFTKIVHSRIKKARYGRIEVTLPNKQSIIHLGKYPGHNVSIDFKSWKSLVQYMLSGQLAFVDAFINGQIQISNLYALCNWFLDNEKYFPKKQNSFLSDLMNRFLHLVLNDNNREGSRKNISFHYDLGNDFYKKWLDQTMTYSAGIFNDTSDLKTSQIAKYDRIIDQLELSSGDNVLEVGCGWGGFAEQAISNHDIKYRGITISKEQLDYANKRLAKISSHKDLFAFEDYRDTAGKFDKIVSIEMFEAVGEKHWHSYFETIRNRLKSTGKAVIQVITIDHDRYLKYRNSVDFIQKYIFPGGMLPSNQVFAENTEKAGLKIVDEFSFGQDYALTLRHWKDNFLHNWPEIEKQGFDQRFYRLWLYYLDYCITAFERGTIDVMHYSIEHEHA; from the coding sequence ATGAAAAATACTGACGTTCTAAAAAACAAACGTGATGAACATTTACATTTTCAGACGCCAAATGCACCTGCTGGATATTTTACAAAAATAGTTCATTCCCGTATAAAAAAAGCGCGATATGGACGAATTGAAGTAACACTCCCCAATAAGCAATCCATTATTCATTTGGGAAAATATCCGGGCCATAATGTCTCAATAGACTTTAAAAGCTGGAAAAGCCTGGTGCAGTATATGCTTTCCGGGCAGCTTGCCTTTGTTGATGCCTTTATAAATGGGCAGATACAGATCAGTAACCTTTATGCCCTTTGCAACTGGTTTCTTGATAATGAAAAATATTTCCCAAAAAAGCAGAATAGTTTTCTTTCTGATTTGATGAACCGTTTTTTACATCTGGTTCTGAATGATAATAATCGTGAAGGATCGAGGAAAAATATTTCCTTTCATTATGACCTGGGCAATGATTTTTATAAAAAATGGCTGGATCAAACCATGACTTATTCGGCCGGTATTTTTAATGATACTTCTGATCTAAAAACTTCCCAGATCGCAAAATATGACCGGATTATAGATCAGCTTGAATTATCATCAGGGGATAATGTCCTTGAAGTAGGCTGTGGCTGGGGCGGCTTTGCCGAACAGGCCATTTCAAATCATGATATTAAATACCGCGGCATCACAATTTCAAAGGAGCAACTGGATTATGCGAACAAGCGACTTGCAAAAATTTCTTCGCATAAAGATCTTTTCGCATTTGAAGATTACCGCGATACTGCCGGAAAATTTGATAAAATAGTTTCAATCGAAATGTTTGAAGCCGTTGGTGAAAAGCACTGGCACAGTTATTTTGAAACGATAAGAAACCGTCTTAAATCGACTGGCAAAGCGGTCATACAGGTTATTACAATTGATCATGACCGTTATTTAAAATACCGCAATAGTGTGGATTTCATCCAGAAATATATTTTCCCCGGTGGGATGCTCCCCAGCAATCAGGTTTTTGCTGAGAACACTGAAAAAGCCGGATTGAAAATTGTTGATGAATTTTCTTTTGGTCAGGATTACGCACTGACCTTACGCCACTGGAAAGATAATTTTTTGCATAACTGGCCGGAGATTGAAAAACAGGGATTTGATCAGCGCTTTTACCGGTTATGGCTCTATTATCTGGATTATTGTATCACCGCGTTCGAGCGGGGAACAATTGATGTCATGCATTATAGCATCGAACATGAACATGCTTAA
- a CDS encoding DUF1365 domain-containing protein produces the protein MTKDCLYIGTVFHKRFAPKTHELRYNVFTFYADLDHLASIAENNRLFSLNKFNLVSFHEADYGDPETSNSASLKERLLSLLSANGIDASKVKSIKILTYPRILGFVFNPLSVFYCYGENDLNIAIIYEVRNTFAERHNYIYAVPEKGTFKETHFAKKSFHVSPFFDQQGYYEFSITPPDEKASVTINYKQAEITRLTACFSGRRQKITDKTLLLLGIKMPFMTLKVMGGILYEALKLKLKGIKVYQHLGHHSYQSSEALLIAKKQKNKAKRAAK, from the coding sequence ATGACAAAAGACTGCCTTTATATCGGAACCGTATTCCATAAACGTTTTGCGCCGAAAACACACGAGCTTCGTTATAATGTCTTCACCTTTTATGCCGACCTTGATCATCTGGCATCTATTGCGGAGAATAACCGTTTATTTTCATTAAATAAATTTAATCTCGTGAGTTTTCATGAAGCGGATTATGGTGACCCGGAGACATCAAATTCTGCGAGTCTAAAAGAAAGATTATTATCCCTTTTAAGCGCAAACGGCATTGATGCTTCAAAGGTGAAATCAATAAAAATTCTTACCTATCCGCGTATATTGGGATTTGTTTTTAACCCGCTCAGTGTTTTTTACTGTTACGGCGAAAATGACTTGAATATTGCCATTATTTACGAAGTGCGAAACACTTTTGCCGAGCGCCATAATTACATTTATGCCGTTCCCGAAAAAGGGACTTTTAAAGAAACACATTTCGCAAAAAAATCTTTCCATGTCAGCCCGTTTTTTGATCAGCAGGGCTATTATGAATTTTCAATAACCCCGCCGGACGAAAAAGCCTCAGTAACAATTAATTATAAACAGGCGGAAATTACCAGGCTGACTGCATGCTTTTCCGGCAGACGGCAGAAAATCACCGACAAAACGCTTTTACTCCTGGGCATTAAAATGCCTTTTATGACGCTGAAAGTAATGGGTGGAATACTTTATGAAGCCCTTAAACTTAAGCTTAAGGGCATAAAGGTTTATCAGCATCTGGGGCATCACAGCTATCAGTCATCCGAAGCATTGTTAATCGCCAAAAAGCAAAAAAATAAAGCAAAAAGGGCTGCCAAATGA